A single window of Gossypium hirsutum isolate 1008001.06 chromosome A10, Gossypium_hirsutum_v2.1, whole genome shotgun sequence DNA harbors:
- the LOC107895411 gene encoding uncharacterized protein — MKKDRDTTKAWKEVHLMELALYADTITQDYDIWRKRQVNSQEVSSTNYTFQNPFLEEMPSELEITRHEFERIRVKLLRDISSLQEENYQLKIDVQIKKSQTVKIQREVEIVRNDLRDLHLENKKLRSTIKNSGLAKSSVEWKEEIRNIIGGMEFWKGKAKKEEEKAARAMIELRKKNAEYETVTAEFVTSQSERQELRRKIQDLENILQSHLDDSLEITRLKMDDHDVQDKYRSLEERHKAIEGTEAFSALSAKEFSLVPDLVLPPKFKVPDFEKYDGTRCLKTHLVMSCWKMTGYVNEDKLLIHCF; from the exons CTGATACTATCACTCAAGATTATGACATATGGAGAAAACGACAAGTGAATAGTCAAGAAGTTTCATCGACGAATTACACTTTCCAGAATCCTTTCTTAGAAGAAATGCCATCCGAGCTGGAAATAACAAGACACGAATTTGAACGTATAAGGGTTAAGTTGTTACGGGATATTAGTTctcttcaagaggaaaactaccaGCTAAAGATCGATGTTCAGATTAAAAAGTCCCAAACCGTGAAAATTCAAAGAGAAGTTGAGATCGTgagaaatgacttaagggaccttcatttggaaaataagaaattaagaagCACTATAAAAAATAGTGGTTTGGCCAAGTCGTCAgtagaatggaaggaagaaattagaaACATCATAGGAGGGATGGAATTCTGGAAAGggaaagcaaagaaagaagaggaaaaagctgCACGTGCTATGATAGAGTTAAGAAAGAAGAATGCTGAGTATGAAACTGTGACTGCAGAATTTGTGACTAGTCAGTCCGAACGTCAAGAGCTAAGAAGGAAAATACAAGATTTAGAAAATATACTGCAATCCC ATTTGGATGATTCGCTAGAAATAACCAGGTTGAAAATGGATGATCATGATGTTCAGGATAAGTATAGGAGTTTGGAAGAAAGACACAAAGCGATAGAAggtactgaagccttctctgcaTTGAGTGCCAAAGAGTTCAGTTTGGTGCCCGATCTGGTTTTGCCTCCAAAATTCAAAGTACCAGATTTCGAGAAATACGATGGCACGAGATGTCTAAAGACGCATCTTGTCATGTCTTGCTGGAAGATGACTGGTTACGTGAATGAAGATAAATTGTTAATACACTGTTTCTAA
- the LOC107895410 gene encoding uncharacterized protein, with the protein MVLFINTLKAQFYDKLVGSATKDFVDIVISGELIENAIKSGRMEGSESSKRAAPVKKKEAEAYMVGTENHYTSNPYPTQSRARYRPPPNFYYPPQSLYYQAPPHYPSYLVYATNNQRPVTTFPQNTMPAQSQPKDEQRLTRSNPEKPQFNPIPVSYGELCMYHAGNQRHSTENCLAFKRKVQGLIDAGILRFDGTSNTTRNPFPNHTEGNVSAVTEEDKWRTKSCVSKIKTPLQKIWKVMVEKGLFCCLYRIFKEGSIKSQCFCDFHGIEGHDIQSCEEFRKLLQYMMDNKEIGIFNKEADEGEVCAFDNQSSSFPYSTDRPLVIYYGAKKEQVKPKMIIEVPSPFPYKGNKAVPWKYDVNIITPKGEKSKAMTRSVGEIGHFTRSGRSYSKMVEPTKKTSDLNQKGKVPMHEAEVKLKTPSVQEVKRPVNEDEAHEFLKFIKHSEYNVVEQLRKQPERISALSLLLNSESHQNALLKVNDEIPPNGRGSVKALHITTRCKGYIIPNALIDNGSALNVMPLATLSRIPIDLSYLRPCHSTKFIMDGLLVTVVGEEDIVASISTDTPYLEVSKDAVECSFHSFEFINATFVAKGNKILMPKLSRNTEMGIKLIVGKGARARKGLGRYQQGIVRALRPVPHKA; encoded by the exons ATGGTCctctttatcaacactttgaaagcacaGTTTTATGATAAATTGgtaggaagtgccacgaaagacttcgtagatattgtaatatccggggaACTTATAGAAAATGCCATCAAAAGTGGAAGGATGGAAGGTTCCGAGAGCTCGAAAAGGGCAGCACCTGTAAAGAAAAAAGAGGCAGAAGCCTATATGGTGGGAACTGAGAATCACTACACTTCTAATCCGTATCCAACCCAGTCACGAGCTCGATATCGCCCACCTCCGAACTTCTATTATCCTCCCCAAAGCCTTTACTATCAAGCACCACCTCATTACCCTTCTTACCTCGTTTACGCCACAAATAACCAAAGACCAGTCACTACGTTCCCACAGAATACCATGCCAGCTCAAAGCCAACCTAAAGATGAACAAAGACTGACAAGATCCAATCCTGAAAAACCCCAGTTCAACCCAATTCCCGTGTCATATGGAGAGCT TTGCATGTACCACGCTGGAAACCAGAGGCATTCTACAGAAAATTGTCTGGCATTTAAAAGGAAGGTTCAAGGCCTCATTGATGCAGGCATCTTACGATTTGATGGTACTAGCAATACAACTAGAAatccgttccctaaccatactgaagggaatgtgagcgcGGTGACTGAGGAAGACAAGTGGCGAACCAAAAGCTGTGTTTCTAAAATAAAGACACCTTTACAGAAGATATGGAAGGTGATGGTTGAAAAGGGGCTGTTCTGTTGCCTCTACAGAATTTTTAAAGAAGGAAGTATAAAAAGTCAATGTTTTTGTGACTTCCATGGTATTGAAGGGCATGACATTCAGTCTTGTGAGGAATTTAGAAAGTTACTTCAATACATGATGGACAATAAGGAAATTGGGATCTTTAACAAAGAGGCCGATGAGGGAGAAGTATGCGCTTTTGACAAtcaatcatcaagtttcccttatAGTACCGATCGACCATTGGTGATTTATTACGGTGCAAAAAAGGAACAAGTGAAACCGaaaatgataattgaagtaccatctcctttcccttacaaagGCAACAAGGCGGTACCATGGAAATACGATGTCAACATTATCACACCTAAAGGTGAAAAATCCAAAGCCATGACTAGAAGTGTTGGTGAAATAGGACATTTTACTCGCAGCGGGAGAAGTTATTCTAAAATGGTCGAACCAACGAAAAAGACGAGTGACTTGAACCAGAAAGGAAAGGTACCGATGCATGAGGCCGAGGTCAAACTTAAAACTCCGTCTGTACAAGAAGTTAAAAGGCCTGTGAATGAAGATGAAGCACATGAATTCTTGAAGTTCATCAAGCATAGTGAATATAACGTCGTGGAACAGTTAAGAAAACAACCGGAACGAATCTCGGCATTATCCttactgttaaattcagaatCACATCAGAATGctttgctgaaagt taATGACGaaataccgccaaatggtagggGTTCCGTAAAAGCATTGCACATCACAACCCGTTGTAAGGGTTACATAATACCAAATGCTCTCATTGATAATGGGTctgcactcaatgtcatgcctttggccacactttctAGAATTCCAATTGATCTGTCTTATCTAAGACCTTGTCACTCCACA AAGTTTATCATGGATGGTCTTTTGGTCACTGTCGTGGgtgaagaagacattgtcgcatctatctctacGGACACACCATACCTCGAAGTAAGCAAAGATGCAGTAGAATGTTCCTTCCACTCCTTCGAATTCATCAATGCTACGTTTGTTGCTAAAGGAAATAAGATTCTTATGCCTAAGCTATCAAGGAATACCGAGATGGGAATTAAGCTGATTGTGGGAAAGGGAGCCCgagcaaggaaaggtttgggaagatATCAACAAGGGATAGTTAGAGCTTTAAGACCAGTGCCCCATAAGGCTTGA